A window of Candidatus Pantoea floridensis contains these coding sequences:
- a CDS encoding DUF2919 domain-containing protein: MIGLKYLPEEYDAKGQLRLPFLFWLILLLQARTWLLLVMAGASRQQGNDLLALFYPDRQSFWLGLALGIPAAIGLLLTGYRQRWPRLWQSWRHVLSASLLISLLWQGSSLLQGAFPDSPLPLLLTLFDLLALFWLQTQRRLRDCFLPEHQHVE, from the coding sequence ATGATCGGTTTGAAATACCTTCCTGAAGAGTACGATGCGAAAGGGCAGCTGCGGCTGCCATTTCTTTTTTGGCTGATTCTGTTATTGCAGGCGCGCACCTGGCTGCTGCTGGTGATGGCGGGTGCCTCTCGCCAGCAGGGCAACGATTTGCTGGCGCTGTTCTATCCCGATCGCCAAAGCTTCTGGCTGGGACTGGCATTAGGCATCCCGGCGGCCATCGGTTTGTTGTTGACGGGCTATCGTCAGCGCTGGCCGCGTCTGTGGCAAAGCTGGCGTCACGTATTGAGTGCGTCGCTGCTGATAAGCCTGCTGTGGCAAGGCTCCAGCTTGCTGCAGGGGGCGTTTCCCGACTCGCCGCTGCCGCTGTTATTGACGCTCTTCGATTTGCTCGCCTTGTTCTGGTTGCAAACCCAACGGCGGCTACGCGACTGCTTTCTACCAGAGCATCAGCACGTCGAGTAA
- a CDS encoding RpoE-regulated lipoprotein, whose protein sequence is MKVVRHALLVSSMVLAGCASSGSSTSASESHWYNPLSYHWSALNPLGWFGGSLEVTEQGVAGLTSTTAMSEEAINKALNGDYKLRQGMRTQNGQVVDFWQALDGDNVKLVINGTTSVERIEVQDADAKAADGSKIGDLFSEKFSKAFNNCKMASGLDAHDVECRAPGSQHIFFVYSGEWHGPEGLMPSDDTLKSWKISKIVWQR, encoded by the coding sequence ATGAAAGTTGTTCGTCACGCACTGCTGGTTAGCAGCATGGTTCTGGCTGGCTGCGCCAGTTCGGGTTCTTCTACCAGCGCGAGCGAAAGCCATTGGTACAATCCACTCAGCTATCACTGGTCTGCGCTAAATCCATTGGGCTGGTTTGGCGGATCGCTTGAGGTGACCGAACAAGGCGTGGCGGGCCTGACAAGCACCACGGCGATGTCGGAGGAGGCCATCAATAAAGCGCTAAACGGCGATTATAAACTGCGTCAGGGCATGCGCACGCAGAATGGTCAGGTGGTCGATTTCTGGCAGGCGCTGGATGGCGACAACGTCAAATTGGTGATTAACGGCACTACCAGCGTTGAGCGTATTGAAGTGCAGGATGCCGATGCTAAAGCGGCAGACGGCAGCAAGATTGGCGACCTGTTCAGTGAAAAATTCAGCAAAGCGTTTAATAACTGCAAAATGGCTTCGGGTTTGGATGCGCATGATGTTGAATGCCGAGCACCGGGCAGCCAGCATATTTTCTTTGTCTACAGCGGTGAATGGCATGGGCCTGAAGGTTTGATGCCATCTGACGACACCCTAAAAAGCTGGAAAATCAGTAAGATCGTCTGGCAGCGTTAA
- a CDS encoding Dyp-type peroxidase encodes MSQFQSGILLEHRRFAIWLEARVTGDLDALRQGSKSFLKQLNALQSQFSQAGLGAVIAFGDALWRDLQGSASAPELKPFAPLGKGIAPATQRDVLIHIQSQRHDVNFALAQAAIGAFADAVNIEEETHGFRWIEDRDLSGFVDGTENPQGEARQQVAIIGEGPDAGGSYVFTQRWEHNLQLWNRLAVEKQEAIIGRTKATNEELPGDQRPETSHLSRVDLKEQGKGLKILRQSLPYGSASGKHGLYFISYCHRLYNIEQQLLSMFGERDGKMDAMLRFTKPVSGSYFFAPSLAALHAI; translated from the coding sequence ATGTCTCAGTTTCAGAGCGGTATCCTGCTGGAACACCGCCGATTCGCCATTTGGCTCGAAGCCCGCGTTACGGGCGATCTTGATGCGCTACGTCAGGGCAGCAAATCCTTCTTAAAGCAGCTCAATGCGCTGCAATCCCAATTCAGTCAGGCCGGATTAGGCGCGGTGATCGCTTTTGGTGATGCGCTGTGGCGCGATCTACAGGGCAGCGCCTCCGCGCCAGAGCTCAAACCTTTCGCGCCGTTGGGTAAAGGTATTGCGCCTGCGACCCAACGCGATGTGCTGATCCACATTCAATCACAGCGGCATGATGTGAATTTCGCGCTGGCGCAGGCTGCCATCGGCGCCTTTGCGGATGCCGTTAATATTGAAGAAGAGACGCACGGTTTCCGTTGGATAGAAGATCGTGACCTTTCCGGCTTTGTTGACGGCACGGAAAACCCACAGGGCGAGGCGCGCCAACAGGTGGCGATTATTGGTGAAGGTCCGGATGCTGGCGGCAGCTATGTGTTTACTCAGCGCTGGGAGCACAATCTCCAGCTGTGGAATCGTCTGGCGGTAGAAAAGCAGGAAGCGATCATTGGGCGTACTAAAGCGACCAATGAAGAGCTACCGGGCGATCAACGTCCGGAGACTTCACATCTCAGCCGTGTCGATCTGAAAGAACAGGGCAAGGGCCTGAAGATTCTGCGTCAAAGTCTGCCTTACGGCAGCGCCAGCGGTAAGCACGGCTTGTACTTCATTTCCTACTGTCATCGCCTGTATAACATTGAGCAGCAGTTGCTGAGCATGTTCGGCGAGCGCGACGGCAAAATGGATGCCATGCTGCGCTTCACTAAGCCGGTCAGCGGCAGCTACTTTTTTGCGCCGTCGCTGGCGGCGTTGCACGCGATTTGA
- a CDS encoding sulfate ABC transporter substrate-binding protein has translation MTLPISKKWLGGIALSLSIASAAQATELLNSSYDVSRELFVALNAPFEKQWDAAHPNDKLTIKQSHAGSSKQALAILQGLRADVVTYNQVTDVQVLHDKGQLIPADWQQRLPNNSSPFYSTMAFLVRKGNPKQIHSWADLARDNVKLIFPNPKTSGNGRYTYLAAWGAADQADGKDKAKTEAFMTKFLKNVEVFDTGGRGATTTFAERGLGDVLVSFESEVNNIRNQYGKDQYEVIVPETNILAEFPVAWVDKNVEHNGTADAAKAYLNYLYTPEAQKIITSYYYRVNNPQLMAQQKDRFPKTNLFNVNDAFGGWDNVMKVHFGSDGELDKLLAAGRG, from the coding sequence ATGACACTTCCGATTTCGAAAAAATGGCTTGGCGGTATCGCGCTCTCGCTGAGTATCGCGAGTGCGGCGCAGGCGACCGAGTTGCTCAACAGTTCATATGATGTTTCACGCGAACTGTTCGTCGCCCTGAATGCGCCCTTTGAAAAGCAGTGGGACGCTGCGCATCCCAATGACAAGCTGACGATCAAGCAATCGCATGCCGGTTCTTCCAAACAGGCGCTGGCGATTCTGCAAGGTCTGCGCGCTGATGTGGTGACCTACAATCAGGTAACGGATGTGCAGGTGCTGCATGACAAAGGCCAACTGATTCCGGCTGACTGGCAACAACGTTTACCCAACAACAGCTCGCCGTTTTACTCCACCATGGCATTTCTGGTGCGTAAAGGTAACCCAAAGCAGATTCACAGCTGGGCCGATCTGGCACGCGACAACGTGAAGCTGATCTTCCCTAATCCCAAAACGTCAGGCAACGGGCGCTATACCTATCTTGCCGCGTGGGGCGCTGCCGATCAGGCAGATGGTAAAGATAAAGCCAAAACTGAAGCCTTCATGACAAAATTTTTGAAGAACGTCGAAGTGTTTGATACCGGCGGTCGTGGCGCAACGACCACCTTTGCCGAACGCGGCTTAGGTGATGTGCTGGTAAGCTTTGAATCGGAAGTGAATAATATCCGCAATCAGTACGGCAAAGATCAGTATGAAGTGATCGTACCGGAAACGAATATTCTGGCGGAATTCCCGGTGGCGTGGGTCGACAAAAATGTCGAACACAATGGCACCGCTGACGCCGCTAAAGCCTATCTGAATTATCTCTACACGCCTGAGGCGCAGAAAATCATCACCAGCTATTACTATCGCGTAAATAACCCACAGCTGATGGCGCAGCAGAAAGACCGCTTCCCGAAGACCAACCTGTTCAACGTCAACGATGCCTTTGGCGGCTGGGATAACGTGATGAAAGTCCATTTTGGTTCAGACGGTGAGCTGGACAAATTACTGGCAGCGGGGCGCGGATAA
- the cysT gene encoding sulfate/thiosulfate ABC transporter permease CysT, with protein MFALAQKRVLPGFGLSLGTSLLFTCLILLLPISALLMQLSQMTLTQYWDVITHPQLIAAYKVTILAAGVASLFNAVFGMLMAWILTRYRFPGRTLLDGLMDLPFALPTAVAGLTLAGLFSVNGWYGQWLAHFDIKVSYTWLGIAVAMAFTSIPFVVRTVQPVLEELGPEYEEAAETLGATRWQSFRRVVLPEVAPALLAGTALSFTRSIGEFGAVIFIAGNIAWKTEVTSLMIFVRLQEFDYPAASAIASVIMAASLLLLFAINTLQSRFGRRLGGH; from the coding sequence ATGTTCGCGCTGGCGCAAAAACGAGTCTTGCCTGGCTTTGGCTTGAGCCTTGGCACCAGCCTGTTGTTCACCTGCCTGATTCTGCTGCTGCCGATCAGCGCGTTACTGATGCAACTGTCGCAGATGACGCTGACGCAATATTGGGATGTGATTACGCATCCGCAGCTGATCGCCGCGTATAAAGTGACGATTCTGGCGGCGGGGGTGGCATCACTGTTCAATGCGGTATTTGGCATGCTGATGGCGTGGATTTTGACGCGCTATCGCTTCCCGGGCCGCACGCTGCTGGATGGCTTGATGGACCTACCGTTTGCATTGCCCACCGCAGTCGCGGGTTTGACGCTGGCGGGCCTGTTTTCGGTAAACGGCTGGTACGGTCAGTGGCTGGCGCATTTTGATATCAAAGTTTCTTACACCTGGCTCGGCATCGCCGTCGCCATGGCCTTCACCAGCATCCCATTTGTGGTGCGTACCGTGCAGCCAGTGCTGGAAGAGTTAGGACCGGAATATGAAGAAGCCGCAGAAACCCTTGGCGCTACGCGCTGGCAGAGTTTCCGGCGCGTAGTGCTGCCTGAAGTCGCACCGGCTTTACTGGCGGGTACCGCGCTGTCGTTTACCCGCAGCATTGGTGAGTTTGGTGCGGTGATCTTTATCGCCGGTAACATTGCCTGGAAAACGGAAGTGACGTCGTTGATGATTTTTGTCCGCCTGCAGGAGTTCGATTACCCGGCAGCGAGCGCGATTGCTTCAGTGATTATGGCGGCTTCTTTGCTGCTGCTGTTTGCGATCAACACCCTGCAGAGCCGCTTTGGCCGTCGCTTAGGAGGCCACTGA
- the cysW gene encoding sulfate/thiosulfate ABC transporter permease CysW, producing MAEISHLNHADRQPINWGKWLLIGIGALVSLLLLVVPMVSIFWEALNQGLVASLTNLKDGDMLHAIWLTLLVALITVPVNMVFGTLLAWLVTRFTFPGRQLLLTLFDIPFAVSPVVAGLMYLLFWGVNGPAGGWLDAHNIQIMFSWPGMVLATIFVTCPFVVRELVPVMLSQGSHEDEAAVLLGASGWQMFRRVTLPNIRWALMYGVVLTNARAIGEFGAVSVVSGSIRGETYTLPLQVELLHQDYNTVGAFTAAALLTLMAIVTLFLKSVVQWRLEHQQKRLQEENHEH from the coding sequence ATGGCGGAGATTTCACACCTCAATCACGCCGATCGCCAGCCCATTAACTGGGGCAAGTGGCTGCTGATTGGCATCGGCGCGCTGGTTTCCCTGCTGCTGCTGGTGGTGCCGATGGTGTCCATCTTTTGGGAGGCGCTTAATCAGGGCTTAGTGGCTTCACTGACTAACCTGAAAGATGGCGACATGCTGCACGCCATCTGGCTGACCCTCTTAGTGGCGCTGATTACCGTGCCGGTGAATATGGTGTTCGGTACGCTGCTGGCGTGGCTGGTGACGCGTTTTACCTTTCCGGGTCGCCAACTGCTGCTGACGCTTTTTGATATCCCCTTTGCCGTGTCGCCGGTGGTTGCTGGCTTGATGTATCTGCTGTTCTGGGGCGTTAACGGCCCGGCAGGTGGCTGGCTAGATGCACACAATATCCAGATTATGTTCTCCTGGCCCGGCATGGTGCTGGCTACCATCTTCGTTACCTGCCCGTTTGTGGTGCGCGAATTGGTGCCGGTGATGCTCAGCCAGGGTAGCCACGAAGACGAGGCGGCGGTGCTGCTTGGCGCATCCGGCTGGCAGATGTTCCGCCGCGTGACGCTGCCGAACATCCGCTGGGCACTGATGTACGGCGTGGTGCTGACTAACGCACGTGCGATTGGTGAGTTTGGTGCGGTCTCGGTGGTTTCGGGATCGATACGCGGCGAAACCTATACCTTGCCGCTTCAGGTTGAATTACTGCATCAGGATTACAACACCGTGGGCGCCTTTACCGCCGCCGCGCTGCTGACCCTGATGGCAATTGTGACGCTGTTTCTGAAAAGCGTGGTGCAGTGGCGATTAGAGCATCAGCAGAAGCGCCTACAGGAGGAAAATCATGAGCATTGA
- the cysA gene encoding sulfate/thiosulfate ABC transporter ATP-binding protein CysA: protein MSIEIKQINKAFDRTSVLNDISLDIPSGKMVALLGPSGSGKTTLLRIIAGLEHQNSGQIHFNGKDVSRIHARDRQVGFVFQHYALFRHMTVFDNIAFGLTVLPRRERPNAAEIKKRVTRLLEMVQLGHLANRFPAQLSGGQKQRVALARALAVEPQILLLDEPFGALDAQVRKELRRWLRQLHEELKFTSVFVTHDQEEAMEVADTVVVMSQGNIEQVGTPDDVWRDPATRFVLEFLGEVNRFNGEVHGSQFHVAAHRWPLGYTPAHQGEVELFLRPWEIDISRQSSLETPLPVQVLEISPRGHFWQLVVQPSGWQGDVFSVVFDGDHTAPIRGERLFVGLQQARIYHGTTPLSPVAFAESA from the coding sequence ATGAGCATTGAGATTAAACAAATTAACAAAGCGTTTGACCGCACGTCGGTACTGAACGACATCTCTCTGGATATTCCTTCCGGCAAGATGGTGGCGCTGCTGGGACCGTCCGGTTCCGGGAAAACCACGCTGCTGCGCATTATCGCCGGGCTGGAACATCAGAACAGCGGCCAGATCCATTTTAATGGCAAAGACGTGAGCCGCATCCATGCGCGCGATCGCCAGGTCGGCTTCGTCTTCCAGCATTACGCGCTGTTCCGTCACATGACGGTATTCGACAACATTGCTTTTGGTTTGACCGTACTGCCGCGCCGTGAACGGCCGAATGCGGCAGAGATCAAAAAGCGCGTAACGCGTCTGCTGGAGATGGTGCAGCTGGGCCATCTGGCAAATCGTTTCCCGGCACAGCTTTCGGGCGGCCAAAAGCAGCGTGTCGCACTGGCACGTGCGCTGGCGGTCGAGCCGCAAATTCTGCTGCTGGATGAACCGTTTGGTGCGCTGGATGCGCAGGTGCGTAAAGAGCTGCGCCGTTGGCTGCGTCAGCTGCACGAAGAGTTGAAGTTTACCAGCGTGTTCGTCACCCACGATCAGGAAGAGGCGATGGAAGTGGCCGACACCGTGGTGGTGATGAGCCAGGGCAATATCGAACAGGTGGGTACGCCTGACGACGTGTGGCGCGATCCGGCTACTCGCTTTGTGCTGGAATTTCTCGGTGAAGTGAACCGCTTTAATGGTGAAGTGCACGGCTCGCAGTTCCACGTTGCCGCACATCGCTGGCCGCTGGGCTATACACCTGCTCATCAGGGCGAAGTCGAGCTGTTCCTGCGTCCATGGGAAATTGATATTTCACGCCAGAGCAGCCTGGAAACACCGCTGCCGGTGCAGGTGCTGGAAATTAGCCCGCGCGGCCACTTCTGGCAGCTGGTAGTGCAGCCAAGTGGCTGGCAGGGCGACGTCTTCTCCGTGGTGTTCGATGGCGATCATACTGCGCCGATTCGCGGTGAACGCTTGTTTGTCGGCCTGCAACAGGCCCGCATCTATCATGGCACTACGCCGCTAAGCCCGGTTGCCTTTGCCGAGAGCGCCTGA
- the cysM gene encoding cysteine synthase CysM — protein MTTLENTIGNTPLIKLQRLTPDNGSEIWLKLEGNNPAGSVKDRAAWSMIHQAELRGEIKPGDTLIEATSGNTGIALAMIAAMKGYKLRLLMPDNMSQERQDAMRAYGAELLLVTREQGMEGARDLAQAMADRGEGRVLDQFNNPDNPLGHYLTTGPEIWQQTHGRMTHFVSSMGTTGTITGVGRYLKEFAPTVQVIGLQPQEGSSIPGIRRWPEAYLPGIFRPELVDQVIDMAQREAEETMRALAQREGIFCGVSSGGAVAGALRIAAAQPGSVVVAIVCDRGDRYLSTGVFH, from the coding sequence GTGACCACACTGGAAAATACCATCGGCAATACGCCGTTGATTAAGTTGCAGCGCCTGACGCCTGACAACGGCAGCGAAATCTGGCTAAAGCTGGAAGGCAACAATCCAGCCGGCTCGGTGAAAGATCGTGCGGCCTGGTCGATGATTCATCAGGCGGAGCTGCGCGGTGAGATTAAACCGGGTGATACCTTAATCGAAGCGACCAGCGGTAACACGGGCATTGCGCTGGCGATGATTGCGGCGATGAAAGGCTACAAGCTGCGTTTGCTGATGCCCGATAACATGAGCCAGGAACGTCAGGATGCGATGCGCGCCTACGGTGCTGAATTGCTGCTGGTGACGCGTGAGCAGGGCATGGAAGGGGCGCGGGATCTGGCACAGGCGATGGCCGATCGCGGTGAGGGTCGCGTGCTGGATCAGTTCAACAATCCCGATAATCCGCTAGGACACTATCTCACCACCGGCCCGGAAATCTGGCAGCAAACTCATGGGCGCATGACGCATTTTGTCTCCAGCATGGGCACTACCGGCACGATTACCGGCGTGGGACGTTACCTTAAAGAGTTTGCGCCGACGGTGCAGGTGATTGGCCTGCAGCCGCAAGAGGGCAGTAGCATTCCCGGTATTCGTCGCTGGCCTGAAGCTTATCTGCCCGGTATCTTTCGTCCGGAACTGGTGGATCAGGTGATTGATATGGCGCAGCGTGAAGCCGAAGAGACAATGCGAGCGCTGGCTCAGCGTGAAGGTATTTTTTGTGGCGTCAGTTCTGGCGGTGCGGTAGCTGGCGCATTGCGTATTGCTGCGGCTCAACCTGGCAGCGTGGTGGTCGCGATTGTGTGCGATCGCGGCGATCGCTATCTCTCCACTGGCGTTTTCCACTGA
- a CDS encoding response regulator transcription factor: MKILLVDDDVELGTMLSQYLIAEGFETQLVLTGHAGVEGALSGNYTAMILDIMLPDMSGIDVLRQVRQNSRLPVIMLTAKGDNIDRVIGLEMGADDYMPKPCYPRELVARLRAVLRRFEDQAPVPDKKELLRWGDLSLNPATRITEWQGKAFDLTASEFNLLDLLLRAPDRVVSKDELSEKGLGRPREAYDRSVDVHISNIRQKLAALTADSVNIETVRSIGYRIR; the protein is encoded by the coding sequence ATGAAAATTCTGCTTGTTGATGATGATGTAGAACTCGGCACCATGTTGAGCCAATACCTGATTGCGGAAGGTTTTGAAACACAACTGGTTTTAACCGGTCACGCTGGCGTGGAAGGTGCGTTATCCGGCAACTATACCGCGATGATTCTCGACATCATGCTGCCCGATATGAGCGGCATTGATGTGCTGCGGCAGGTGCGTCAGAACAGCCGCTTACCGGTGATTATGTTGACAGCTAAAGGAGACAACATCGATCGCGTGATTGGTCTCGAAATGGGCGCAGACGATTACATGCCAAAACCGTGCTATCCGCGTGAACTGGTGGCTCGTTTGCGCGCGGTACTGCGCCGCTTTGAAGATCAGGCTCCGGTGCCCGATAAGAAAGAGCTGCTGCGCTGGGGTGATTTGAGCCTCAATCCGGCTACGCGGATTACTGAATGGCAGGGCAAAGCGTTTGATCTCACCGCATCCGAGTTTAATTTGCTGGATCTGTTGCTGCGTGCGCCGGATCGCGTGGTATCGAAAGATGAGCTATCGGAAAAAGGCCTTGGTCGCCCACGTGAAGCGTACGATCGCAGCGTGGATGTGCATATCAGCAACATTCGCCAAAAGCTGGCAGCGTTAACGGCTGACAGCGTCAATATTGAAACTGTGCGCAGTATTGGTTACCGCATTCGATGA
- a CDS encoding ATP-binding protein — translation MKHSYRGRMFWKILLGFWIVFVIISQLLWLGFTLSGNRHEPPEIVAIRRIVNLQMASAVSVLERGGLSSLDDMMADWEPNDRQFFSVIQHDKPVAMPGNAPPETFSAPFHGPFPDVIVRWVKGQDGKQYELRYDVKGLREDSSMGGGRPRRILNIPEPMFTFAGALGLLFSLLLAWNLTRPMRQLREGFARVSSGDLSVRLYPVMRKRHDELSNVAQDFDAMVERLDTLVKAREELLHDISHELRSPLARLQLATGLARQTPASVESSLNRIDEEARRLDKMIGELLTLSRAEHESMPGEQYFDLTGLLHAVVTDVRYEAQIPGVKVDFQVDENADYTVHGNAELIRRGVENVLRNALRFSHKGQHINVSLQAENQWLAISVRDQGPGVDDEKLSSIFDPFVRVNSPLMGKGYGLGLSIVRKVILAHHGEVKAVNRPEGGLELTLRLPRWKQQ, via the coding sequence ATGAAACACAGCTACCGCGGCCGCATGTTCTGGAAGATTTTGCTGGGCTTCTGGATTGTGTTTGTCATTATCAGCCAGCTGCTGTGGCTTGGCTTTACGTTATCGGGTAATCGCCATGAGCCACCGGAGATCGTCGCTATTCGACGCATCGTTAATCTGCAAATGGCATCGGCGGTTTCGGTACTGGAACGCGGTGGCTTAAGTTCGCTGGACGATATGATGGCGGATTGGGAACCTAACGATCGTCAATTTTTCTCCGTTATTCAGCACGATAAACCCGTCGCGATGCCAGGCAATGCGCCGCCTGAAACCTTTAGTGCCCCGTTTCATGGACCTTTCCCTGACGTGATTGTGCGTTGGGTGAAAGGGCAGGATGGCAAGCAGTACGAACTGCGCTATGACGTGAAGGGGCTGCGCGAAGACAGTTCGATGGGCGGTGGCCGCCCGCGACGTATCCTCAATATCCCGGAGCCGATGTTTACCTTTGCCGGTGCGCTGGGATTACTGTTCAGCCTGCTGCTGGCATGGAACCTGACACGCCCTATGCGTCAGCTGCGCGAGGGCTTTGCGCGCGTGTCCAGCGGTGACCTGTCGGTGCGCCTCTATCCGGTGATGCGTAAGCGCCATGACGAGCTCTCAAATGTTGCACAAGATTTCGATGCGATGGTCGAGCGGCTTGATACGTTGGTGAAAGCGCGTGAAGAGCTGCTGCACGATATTTCGCACGAGCTGCGCTCACCGTTGGCGCGTCTACAGCTGGCGACCGGCCTTGCGCGTCAAACGCCAGCCTCGGTGGAATCCTCGCTCAACCGCATTGATGAAGAAGCGCGCCGTCTGGATAAGATGATTGGCGAGCTGTTGACGCTGTCGCGAGCCGAACATGAGAGCATGCCGGGCGAGCAATATTTCGACCTCACCGGCCTGTTGCACGCGGTGGTCACCGACGTTCGCTATGAGGCTCAGATCCCCGGTGTGAAAGTTGATTTCCAGGTTGATGAAAATGCGGATTATACCGTGCACGGTAATGCCGAGCTGATTCGGCGTGGCGTAGAAAACGTGCTGCGCAATGCGCTGCGTTTTTCGCATAAAGGGCAGCATATCAACGTGAGTTTACAGGCGGAAAATCAGTGGCTGGCGATCAGCGTGCGCGATCAGGGGCCCGGAGTGGATGATGAGAAGCTGTCGAGCATCTTTGATCCCTTTGTGCGCGTGAATTCGCCCTTGATGGGCAAAGGTTACGGTTTAGGGCTGTCGATTGTTCGGAAAGTGATTCTGGCACATCACGGTGAAGTTAAGGCGGTCAATCGCCCGGAAGGGGGATTGGAGTTGACGTTAAGGCTGCCGCGCTGGAAGCAGCAGTGA
- the crr gene encoding PTS glucose transporter subunit IIA, whose product MGLFSKLFGEKSESASGTIDIVAPLSGEIVNIEDVPDVVFAEKIVGDGIAIKPTGNKMVAPVDGTIGKIFETNHAFSIESDNGIELFVHFGIDTVELKGEGFKRIAEEGQKVKKGDVVIEFDLALLEEKAKSTLTPVVISNMDEIKELIKLSGQVTVGETPVIRIKK is encoded by the coding sequence ATGGGTTTGTTTTCTAAACTTTTTGGCGAAAAATCAGAGAGCGCGTCAGGCACTATTGATATCGTTGCGCCTCTGTCAGGCGAAATCGTAAATATCGAAGACGTACCTGATGTGGTATTCGCTGAGAAAATCGTGGGTGACGGTATCGCAATCAAACCAACCGGTAACAAAATGGTTGCTCCGGTTGATGGTACTATCGGCAAGATTTTCGAAACTAACCACGCATTTTCAATCGAGTCTGATAATGGTATCGAGCTGTTCGTTCACTTCGGTATCGACACGGTTGAGCTTAAAGGTGAAGGTTTCAAACGCATCGCTGAAGAAGGCCAGAAGGTCAAGAAAGGCGACGTGGTGATCGAGTTTGATCTGGCACTGCTGGAAGAGAAAGCGAAATCGACGCTGACGCCGGTTGTGATCTCGAATATGGACGAAATTAAAGAGCTCATCAAACTCTCCGGTCAGGTAACGGTAGGCGAGACGCCGGTTATCCGCATCAAGAAGTAA